A stretch of Macadamia integrifolia cultivar HAES 741 chromosome 7, SCU_Mint_v3, whole genome shotgun sequence DNA encodes these proteins:
- the LOC122083635 gene encoding heat shock factor protein HSF30-like, which translates to MEGVKVKEEEVVVVGYGSGSSTSSSSSSRTLPPQPMEGLHDSGPPPFLTKTFDMVEDLSTDSIVSWSRARNSFIIWDSHQFATTLLPRYFNHNNFSSFIRQLNTYGFRKVDPDRWEFANEGFLGGQKHLLKNIKRRRHIAQNIQQQGGLGPCVELGKYGPEAEIDRLKRDRDLLMVEIVKLKEQQQSSRDELVTIEERLQGTERKHQQMMIFLAKALKNPAFVRQLIQRNEQKRELANGCTGKKRRLPPSRSAENLQDETASVAEPIGIPQFASFIGQAQEEVLTVESEIETLFSTAIDSESSSAIQGEKVGVIPSTSDPDLGTSASEIVWEELLNEELIAGGEEEVDVGSNQSEIDVEVEELVATPPDWGGNVQDLVEQMGFLGSNTP; encoded by the exons ATGGAAGGGGTAAAGGttaaagaagaagaggtggtggTTGTCGGCTATGGTAGTGGCTCTTCAACTTCGTCGTCTTCGTCTTCTCGGAcattgccacctcagccaatgGAGGGCTTACACGACTCTGGTCCCCCTCCTTTCCTAACCAAGACTTTCGACATGGTGGAGGATCTCTCTACTGACTCCATCGTCTCATGGAGCAGAGCTCGTAACAGCTTCATCATTTGGGACTCGCATCAGTTCGCCACTACACTCCTCCCCAGATACTTCAACCACAACAATTTCTCCAGCTTCATTCGTCAGCTCAACACTTAC GGTTTCAGAAAGGTTGATCCTGATCGATGGGAATTCGCAAACGAAGGGTTCCTCGGAGGACAGAAGCATTTGTTGAAGAACATCAAGAGAAGGAGACACATCGCTCAGAACATCCAACAGCAAGGAGGACTAGGACCTTGTGTTGAACTGGGGAAGTATGGCCCTGAAGCCGAAATCGACAGATTAAAAAGGGACCGTGACCTACTCATGGTGGAAATTGTGAAGCTGAAGGAGCAGCAACAATCCTCCAGGGATGAACTCGTCACCATCGAGGAACGGCTGCAAGGCACAGAGAGGAAGCATCAACAGatgatgatttttcttgctaAGGCTCTGAAAAACCCAGCTTTCGTACGACAGCTTATTCAACGAAACGAACAGAAGAGAGAACTTGCGAACGGCTGTACTGGAAAGAAACGGAGGTTGCCTCCCAGCAGGAGCGCCGAAAATTTGCAGGATGAGACAGCTTCGGTGGCAGAACCCATTGGTATTCCCCAATTTGCGAGTTTCATTGGCCAAGCCCAGGAAGAAGTGCTCACCGTTGAATCGGAAATTGAGACATTGTTCTCTACGGCCATTGATAGTGAGTCGAGTAGCGCAATCCAGGGCGAGAAGGTTGGTGTGATCCCAAGTACTAGCGATCCGGATTTAGGTACTAGTGCTAGCGAAATAGTTTGGGAGGAATTGCTGAATGAGGAACTGATTGcaggaggagaggaagaagtagATGTAGGCAGTAATCAATCCGAAATTGATGTGGAAGTGGAGGAATTGGTTGCCACACCACCTGATTGGGGCGGAAATGTGCAGGACTTGGTGGAGCAAATGGGATTTCTGGGATCCAACACACCCTGA
- the LOC122083634 gene encoding BTB/POZ domain and ankyrin repeat-containing protein NPR1-like produces the protein MESRTTFSDSNDNSGSSSICFVSQTETLSPETCADVAALRRLSENLESIFSPGFDFCSDAKIVVDGDREVAVHRCILSARSPFFKNLFSTPGKEKKFQLKEFTEGFNVGFDALVAVLSYLYSGKVKPLPKDVYVCVDQDCSHIGCRPAIDIMVEVLYASFIFQISELVALYQRHLLDILDKVATDDLLVILSVANMCDKACGRLLNKCADIVVKSDIDITTLEKTLPYDIVKQIMDSREELGLHESESNKFPDKHVKRIHRALDSDDVELVRMLLKEGHTTLDGAYALHYAVAYCDAKTTTELLDLGLSDVNHLNPRGYTVLHVAAMRKEPKIIVSLLTKGARPSDLTPDGRKALQISQRLTKSVDYYRSTEEGKASPKDRLCIEILEQAERRDPLLGEASVSLAMAGDDLRMKLLYLENRVGLAKLLFPMEAKVAMDIAQVDGTLEFPLTIHSRNAPGGQRTVDLNEAPFKIEEEHLNRMRALSKTVELGKRFFPRCSDVLNKIMDADDLSELAYVGNDTPVERQLKKRRYMELQDILTKAFNEDKEEYDKSAAMSSSSSTTTIGVARSRDRFTLNKQNTNH, from the exons ATGGAATCTCGTACGACCTTCTCTGACTCAAACGACAATAGTGGCAGCAGCAGTATCTGCTTCGTCTCTCAAACGGAGACACTCTCTCCAGAGACCTGCGCTGACGTTGCAGCCTTGAGACGTCTGTCTGAAAACCTAGAATCCATATTTTCTCCGGGCTTCGATTTCTGCAGTGATGCCAAGATCGTCGTCGATGGGGACCGTGAAGTGGCCGTCCATCGCTGCATTCTATCGGCTCGAAGCCCCTTCTTTAAGAACCTCTTTAGTACTCCCGGTAAAGAGAAAAAGTTCCAATTGAAGGAATTTACGGAGGGTTTCAatgtgggttttgatgctttGGTGGCTGTTTTAAGTTATCTGTATAGTGGGAAGGTTAAGCCCTTACCCAAAGATGTTTATGTATGCGTCGACCAGGATTGCTCGCATATTGGATGCCGGCCAGCGATCGATATCATGGTGGAGGTGCTATATGCCTCTTTCATTTTTCAGATTTCGGAATTGGTGGCTTTGTATCAG AGGCACCTGCTTGACATTCTTGACAAGGTGGCAACAGATGACTTATTGgtgatattatctgttgcaaaTATGTGTGACAAAGCTTGTGGGAGGTTGCTGAATAAGTGTGCCGATATTGTAGTCAAATCCGATATTGATATCACAACTCTTGAAAAAACATTGCCTTATGATATTGTTAAGCAAATTATGGATTCACGTGAGGAACTTGGCTTGCATGAGTCTGAAAGCAACAAGTTTCCAGATAAACATGTGAAGAGAATACATAGGGCCTTGGATTCTGATGATGTTGAATTAGTGAGAATGTTGCTAAAAGAGGGGCATACCACACTTGATGGTGCATATGCACTACACTATGCTGTAGCATATTGTGATGCCAAAACTACAACAGAACTTCTCGATCTTGGACTTTCTGATGTTAATCATTTGAATCCAAGGGGATACACTGTTCTACATGTTGCTGCAATGCGGAAAGAACCCAAGATTATAGTATCTCTTCTAACAAAAGGAGCCCGACCATCTGATCTTActccagatggaagaaaagcaCTTCAAATCTCCCAGAGGCTCACCAAATCTGTGGATTACTATAGATCTACTGAAGAAGGAAAAGCTTCTCCTAAGGATAGACTGTGCATAGAGATATTAGAGCAAGCAGAGAGAAGGGATCCACTACTTGGAGAAGCTTCTGTTTCTCTTGCAATGGCAGGCGATGATCTACGAATGAAATTGCTATACCTTGAAAATAGAG TTGGTCTGGCAAAACTTTTGTTCCCCATGGAAGCAAAAGTTGCAATGGACATTGCTCAAGTGGATGGCACTCTTGAGTTCCCATTAACTATCCATTCAAGGAATGCACCTGGTGGCCAGAGGACTGTGGACTTAAATGAAGCACCTTTCAAAATTGAAGAAGAGCACTTAAATAGGATGAGAGCACTCTCCAAAACAG TGGAGCTTGGGAAACGCTTTTTCCCTCGTTGCTCTGATGTACTCAATAAGATTATGGATGCTGATGACTTATCAGAGCTTGCATATGTGGGGAATGATACACCAGTGGAGCgtcaactgaagaagagaagGTACATGGAACTCCAAGATATCCTCACTAAAGCATTCAATGAGGACAAAGAGGAATACGACAAGTCTGCTGCTATGTCGTCATCTTCGTCCACAACTACCATAGGAGTAGCAAGGTCTAGAGACAGGTTCACCTTAAACAAGCAAAATACTAATCACTGA